From one Melospiza melodia melodia isolate bMelMel2 chromosome 4, bMelMel2.pri, whole genome shotgun sequence genomic stretch:
- the LOC134417006 gene encoding endonuclease domain-containing 1 protein-like, whose amino-acid sequence MLGLLLLQVLASCLWLGHSEVVDSFDSCPQFFYSGTFPNDALNPNNSARICQRFRNSYHYATLYDRDRRIPVYSAYKYEPGDAKRPPEWWMVEPQLIDKNSLPDMERDWILIEQKKFTLDQIKKSQAILNDYEGLKDLDIGHLSPSGHHFSRESKRASFTFSNVVPLNSTLNNGKWNAYEHKTMPKMTKRCKTTYVITGAVPGNTFVSEERVNRPSHIWSAACCMLDRKPPKAWGAIAENDKNHVEELSLGELEERLTELYGGTVTLFNNACPRKKPRIIIRITSGAFPTYYRIKKSQSGLVWMGP is encoded by the exons atgctggggctgctgctgctgcaggtgttggCCAGCTGCCTCTGGCTGGGACACAGCGAGGTGGTGGACTCCTTTGACAGCTGTCCTCAGTTCTTCTATTCGGGGACGTTTCCAAATGATGCCCTGAACCCAAATAACTCAGCCCGGATCTGTCAGCGCTTCAGGAACTCGTATCACTATGCCACCCTGTATGACAGAGACAGGAGAATTCCAGTGTACTCTGCTTACAAATATGAACCTGGAGATGCCAAGAGACCTCCAGAGTGGTGGATGGTTGAGCCTCAG CTCATAGATAAAAATAGTCTTCCAGACATGGAAAGGGATTGGATCCTCATAGAACAAAAAAAGTTCACCTTAGACCAAATCAAAAAGAGCCAGGCTATCCTTAACGACTACGAAGGACTGAAGGATTTGGACATTGGCCATTTGAGCCCCAGTGGCCATCACTTCAGTAGAGAGAGCAAGAGGGCTTCCTTCACTTTCTCCAACGTAGTGCCCCTGAACAGCACTCTCAACAATGGCAAGTGGAATGCTTACGAGCATAAAACAATGCCAAAAATGACCAAGCGCTGTAAAACCACCTACGTGATCACGGGTGCTGTGCCTGGGAACACCTTTGTATCTGAAGAGAGGGTGAACAGACCCAGCCACATCTGGTCAGCTGCCTGCTGTATGTTGGACAGAAAGCCCCCAAAGGCTTGGGGGGCCATTGCTGAAAATGACAAAAACCACGTGGAGGAGCTCAGCCTgggggagctggaggagaggtTGACTGAGCTCTATGGTGGAACGGTTACTCTGTTCAACAATGCATGTCCCCGGAAAAAGCCTCGCATAATCATTAGAATAACCTCGGGGGCTTTTCCCACATATTATAGAATCAAaaaatcacagagtgggttggtTTGGATGGGACCTTAA
- the LOC134417004 gene encoding endonuclease domain-containing 1 protein-like, producing MLGLLLLQVLASCLWLGHSEVVNSFATCAGFFYARIPPNDALNPKNPARICQRFNNSYHYATLYDRDRRIPVYSAYKYEPGSDKRPPGYWLVEPQLIGKNNLKEMTSELTLINNYKFTLDQIKESQAVLDDYKGLKGLDRGHLSPSGHQCGKESKIATFTLTNIVPQDSTLNTGKWMAYECKTMPQKTQGCTTTYVITGAVPGNTYVSNNRVNRPSHIWSAACCLGKNEPKDAWGAIAENSRNKVEQLSLEELEKRLSNLYGGKVTLFNNACSQK from the exons atgctggggctgctgctgctgcaggtgttggCCAGCTGCCTCTGGCTGGGACACAGCGAGGTGGTGAATTCCTTTGCTACTTGTGCTGGGTTCTTCTATGCGAGGATTCCCCCAAATGATGCCCTGAATCCAAAGAACCCAGCCCGGATCTGTCAGCGCTTCAACAACTCGTATCACTATGCCACCCTGTACGACAGAGACAGGAGAATTCCAGTGTACTCTGCTTACAAatatgaacctggatctgacaAGAGACCTCCAGGGTACTGGCTTGTTGAGCCACAG CTTATAGGTAAAAATAATCTTAAAGAGATGACAAGCGAGTTGACCCTCATAAATAATTACAAGTTCACCTTAGACCAAATCAAAGAGAGCCAGGCTGTTCTTGATGACTACAAAGGACTAAAGGGTTTGGACCGTGGCCATTTGAGCCCCAGTGGCCATCAGTGCGGTAAAGAGAGCAAGATTGCTACCTTCACCCTCACCAACATAGTGCCCCAGGACAGCACTCTCAACACGGGCAAGTGGATGGCCTACGAGTGCAAAACAATGCCCCAAAAGACCCAGGGCTGTACAACCACCTATGTGATCACGGGTGCTGTGCCTGGGAACACCTACGTATCCAATAACAGGGTGAACCGACCCAGCCACATCTGGTCAGCTGCCTGCTGCCTGGGGAAAAACGAGCCCAAAGATGCTTGGGGGGCCATCGCTGAGAACAGCAGGAATAAGGTAGagcagctcagcctggaggagctggagaagaGGTTGAGCAATCTCTATGGTGGAAAGGTTACTCTGTTCAACAATGCCTGTTCCCAGAAATAG
- the LOC134417005 gene encoding endonuclease domain-containing 1 protein-like encodes MLGPLLLQVLASCLWLGHSEVVNSFDSCPQFFYDGIPPNDALNPNNPAWICQRFRNSYHYATLYDKEKRIPVYSAYKYQPAEKRPRGWWFVEPQLTGKCNIKEMETESYLKEKCKISSDDIKESQAVRDDYKGLKDLDRGHLSPSAHMDNDVSKMATFTLTNIVPQDKTLNNGQWRVYENETMQNYTEDCTTTYVITGAVPGNTFVSDNRVNRPSHIWSAACCMLDKKPPKAWGAIAENDKNEVEELSLGELEERLTELYGGTVTLFNNACPR; translated from the exons ATGCTGGggccgctgctgctgcaggtgttggCCAGCTGCCTCTGGCTGGGACACAGCGAGGTGGTGAACTCCTTTGACAGCTGTCCTCAGTTCTTCTATGATGGGATTCCCCCAAATGATGCCCTAAATCCAAATAACCCAGCCTGGATCTGTCAGCGCTTCAGGAACTCGTATCACTATGCCACCCTgtatgacaaagaaaagagaaTTCCAGTGTACTCTGCTTACAAATACCAGCCTGCAGAAAAGAGACCTCGAGGATGGTGGTTTGTTGAGCCTCAG CTCACAGGTAAATGTAATATTAAAGAGATGGAAACAGAGTCATACCTCAAGGAAAAATGCAAAATCTCCTCAGACGATATCAAAGAGAGCCAGGCTGTGCGTGATGACTACAAAGGATTGAAGGATTTGGACCGTGGCCATTTGAGCCCCAGTGCCCATATGGATAACGATGTGAGTAAAATGGCTACCTTCACCCTTACCAACATAGTGCCTCAGGACAAGACTCTCAACAATGGCCAGTGGAGGGTCTATGAGAATGAAACAATGCAGAACTACACCGAGGACTGTACAACCACTTACGTGATCACGGGTGCTGTGCCTGGGAACACCTTCGTATCTGACAACAGGGTGAACAGACCCAGCCACATCTGGTCAGCTGCCTGCTGTATGTTGGACAAAAAGCCCCCAAAGGCTTGGGGGGCCATTGCTGAGAATGACAAGAATGAAGTGGAGGAGCTCAGCCTgggggagctggaggagaggtTGACTGAGCTCTATGGTGGAACGGTTACTCTGTTCAACAATGCCTGTCCCCGGTAA